The proteins below come from a single Oscillospiraceae bacterium genomic window:
- a CDS encoding TetM/TetW/TetO/TetS family tetracycline resistance ribosomal protection protein: MKRLVVGLLAHVDSGKTTLAEGLLYRAGVLRKLGRVDHRDAFLDTDSRERARGITIFAKQAVLALPAAEGAEECELTLLDTPGHVDFSAEAERALQVLDYAVLVVSGTDGVQAHTETLWKLLARYRVPTFVFVNKMDLPGADAAVRLRELRGRFGDGCVDFSAVPDPEALALCSEPLMNEVLENGAASPETVVTAIARRQVFPVFFGAALRLDGLDGLLRGLQTLTRTPPRWPEFGARVFKISEDAGTRLTWLKITGGVLPVKAVLPGGEKADALRLYNGGKFRLVSEAYPGMVVAAAGPAATRPGQGLGAEADADTPLLEPVLNYRVESAADPHTLLKALQTLEDEDPQLHVNWRDDLGEVHVQLMGEVQLEILQNILQERFGLDVTFSEGGILYKETLTAAVEGIGHYEPLRHYAEVHLLLEPAPRGSGVQLAADCPPDTLAENWQRLILTHLAERTHPGVLIGAPLTDVRITLAAGRAHQKHTEGGDFRQATYRAVRQGLRMAAAGDGVQLLEPWYDFTLELPADALGRAMADVQRMCGSFHAPETLPNSENTVRLTGRLPVATARGYAREVAAYTHGLGRWAVLPAGYDACHNTDEVLAAAGYDPDADTDNPADSVFCSHGAGYLVKWDEVPARAHVSSGLERRLGAAPAAGQTQEEDEANARRRRASAYCGTLEQDKELLAIFERTYGKIKRRGGVDDAKKAARAALHTAPAASVPAAPVPAGPDYLLVDGYNVIFAWDALRRLADGSLDAARRRLMDILCNYAGYKRCVPILVFDAYKVRGGAREVEKYHNLYVVYTREAETADMYIERATHELAREHRIRVVSSDGAEQIIVMGHGALRVSARAFEEEVNAVEKEIREFLEE; this comes from the coding sequence ATGAAACGACTGGTCGTTGGGCTGCTGGCCCATGTGGACAGCGGCAAAACCACATTGGCCGAGGGGCTGCTTTACCGCGCGGGGGTACTGCGCAAGCTGGGCCGCGTGGATCACAGGGACGCATTTCTGGATACCGACAGCCGGGAGCGGGCGCGGGGCATTACGATTTTTGCCAAGCAGGCGGTGCTGGCGCTGCCCGCCGCCGAGGGGGCCGAGGAGTGCGAGCTGACCCTGCTGGACACGCCGGGACATGTGGATTTTTCCGCTGAGGCCGAGCGCGCCCTGCAGGTGCTGGATTATGCGGTGCTGGTGGTCTCCGGCACGGACGGCGTGCAGGCCCACACCGAGACGCTCTGGAAGCTGCTGGCCCGCTACCGGGTGCCCACCTTTGTGTTTGTGAACAAGATGGATCTGCCGGGTGCTGATGCCGCCGTCCGCCTGCGGGAGCTGCGCGGGCGGTTCGGGGACGGGTGCGTGGATTTTTCTGCCGTGCCCGACCCGGAGGCGCTGGCCCTGTGCAGTGAACCGCTGATGAACGAGGTGCTGGAAAACGGCGCGGCCTCGCCCGAGACCGTGGTGACGGCCATTGCGCGGCGGCAGGTGTTCCCGGTGTTTTTCGGCGCGGCACTGCGGCTGGACGGGCTGGACGGCCTGCTGCGCGGGCTGCAGACGCTGACCCGCACCCCGCCGCGCTGGCCGGAGTTCGGTGCGCGGGTGTTTAAGATCAGCGAGGACGCGGGCACACGGCTGACATGGCTCAAGATCACGGGCGGCGTGCTGCCGGTCAAGGCGGTGCTGCCCGGCGGCGAGAAGGCCGATGCGCTGCGGCTGTACAACGGCGGCAAATTCCGGCTGGTCAGCGAGGCATACCCCGGCATGGTCGTGGCGGCGGCAGGACCGGCTGCCACCCGCCCCGGGCAGGGCCTTGGGGCAGAGGCTGACGCCGATACCCCGCTGCTGGAGCCGGTGCTGAACTACCGTGTCGAGAGCGCAGCCGACCCCCATACCCTGCTGAAGGCATTGCAGACGCTGGAGGACGAGGACCCCCAGCTGCATGTGAACTGGCGGGACGACCTCGGCGAGGTGCATGTCCAGCTGATGGGCGAGGTGCAGCTGGAAATTTTGCAGAATATCCTGCAGGAGCGGTTCGGGCTGGATGTAACATTCAGCGAGGGCGGCATTTTGTATAAGGAGACGCTGACGGCGGCTGTCGAGGGTATCGGCCACTATGAGCCGCTGCGCCACTATGCCGAGGTGCATCTGCTGCTGGAGCCTGCGCCCCGGGGCAGCGGCGTCCAGCTGGCGGCGGACTGCCCACCCGACACGCTGGCCGAAAACTGGCAGCGGCTGATTTTGACCCATCTGGCCGAGCGCACCCACCCGGGCGTGTTGATCGGCGCACCGCTGACCGATGTCAGGATCACGCTGGCGGCGGGGCGCGCCCACCAAAAGCACACCGAGGGCGGGGACTTCCGGCAGGCGACCTACCGCGCCGTGCGGCAGGGCCTGCGGATGGCTGCGGCCGGGGACGGCGTGCAGCTGCTGGAGCCGTGGTACGATTTTACGCTGGAGCTGCCTGCCGATGCACTGGGCCGCGCCATGGCCGATGTGCAGCGGATGTGCGGCAGCTTCCATGCGCCTGAAACACTCCCGAATTCCGAAAACACGGTGCGGCTGACCGGCCGCCTGCCCGTTGCCACGGCGCGCGGCTATGCGCGGGAGGTCGCAGCCTACACCCACGGGCTGGGCCGGTGGGCTGTGCTGCCCGCCGGGTACGATGCCTGCCACAACACCGATGAGGTGCTGGCCGCCGCAGGCTATGACCCCGATGCCGATACCGACAACCCGGCGGATTCAGTGTTCTGCTCCCACGGGGCCGGGTATCTTGTCAAGTGGGACGAGGTCCCCGCCCGCGCCCATGTTTCCAGCGGGCTGGAGCGGAGGCTGGGTGCTGCACCCGCCGCCGGGCAGACGCAGGAGGAGGACGAGGCCAACGCGCGCCGCCGCCGGGCCTCCGCCTACTGCGGCACGCTGGAGCAGGATAAGGAGTTGCTGGCAATTTTTGAACGCACCTACGGCAAGATAAAGCGCCGCGGCGGCGTTGACGATGCCAAAAAGGCCGCCCGCGCGGCGTTGCACACCGCCCCGGCGGCGAGCGTGCCGGCTGCGCCTGTGCCCGCCGGGCCGGACTATCTGCTGGTGGACGGCTACAATGTCATCTTTGCGTGGGACGCCTTGCGCAGGCTGGCGGACGGCAGCCTTGACGCCGCGCGGCGCAGGCTGATGGACATTCTGTGCAACTACGCAGGCTATAAGCGCTGTGTGCCGATACTGGTGTTTGACGCCTACAAGGTGCGGGGCGGCGCGCGGGAGGTCGAAAAATACCACAACCTCTATGTCGTCTACACCCGGGAGGCCGAGACCGCCGATATGTACATTGAGCGTGCGACCCATGAGCTGGCGCGTGAGCATCGCATCCGCGTGGTCAGCAGTGACGGCGCAGAGCAGATCATCGTGATGGGCCACGGCGCGCTGCGCGTTTCGGCTCGTGCGTTTGAGGAGGAGGTCAACGCGGTCGAAAAGGAGATCCGCGAATTTTTGGAGGAATAA
- a CDS encoding MFS transporter: MNLQKQLRCVYLHAFTSTLRFTDAVWVALLAARGFTLAQIGLAEGVFHGVSLLCEVPSGMAADLLGRRRTLIFSGALGVVSAATMAFAPSLAFICAGMGLKALGYNLLSGTTEALTYDSLKTAGRERNYIKVDAKASIFMKLASALGALASLLAGVLTSAGYYLADAAVSAVSALAAANLTEPVVTDEQAAREKHILQELPARLRVHILDSLDCLCSSTPARRIIMADAVISLPSYLTSMFVQQRLTQQGWAMKWLFLPGLLAGAAGMAGASLGRRLHPKQLRALYFGCALLVATGTLLAGAAPALLCAAGPVLVQGALSVWFLHSMQRLNDAIPSDRRATLISVDSMAYSLLMIPASPLVGLVGDLTGQAGAGLCVLCALVVVSALAAAHKTRYNDRGA, encoded by the coding sequence ATGAATTTACAAAAGCAGCTTCGCTGCGTGTATCTGCACGCATTTACCTCTACCCTGCGCTTCACCGACGCCGTCTGGGTCGCGCTGCTGGCGGCCCGCGGCTTTACGCTGGCGCAAATCGGCCTGGCCGAGGGCGTTTTCCACGGCGTCAGCCTACTGTGTGAGGTCCCCAGCGGCATGGCCGCCGATTTGCTGGGGCGGCGGCGCACGCTGATCTTCAGCGGTGCGCTGGGCGTTGTCTCCGCCGCCACCATGGCGTTTGCGCCCAGTCTCGCGTTCATCTGCGCGGGCATGGGGCTGAAAGCGCTGGGCTACAACCTGCTCTCCGGCACAACGGAAGCCCTGACCTACGACAGCTTGAAAACCGCCGGACGGGAGCGCAACTACATTAAAGTTGACGCCAAAGCGTCAATCTTCATGAAGCTAGCCTCCGCCCTCGGCGCACTGGCCAGCCTGCTGGCCGGGGTGCTGACCTCGGCGGGCTACTACCTTGCGGACGCCGCGGTCAGCGCCGTCTCCGCCTTGGCCGCGGCCAACCTGACCGAACCTGTCGTCACCGACGAACAGGCCGCCCGCGAGAAGCACATCTTACAAGAATTGCCCGCCCGGCTGCGTGTGCACATTTTGGACAGTCTCGACTGCCTGTGCAGCAGCACACCGGCGCGGCGCATTATCATGGCCGATGCCGTCATCTCGCTGCCGTCCTACCTGACCTCGATGTTCGTCCAGCAGCGGCTGACCCAGCAGGGCTGGGCCATGAAATGGCTGTTTCTGCCGGGTCTGCTGGCTGGGGCCGCGGGCATGGCGGGCGCATCGCTAGGCCGCCGCCTGCACCCCAAACAGCTGCGCGCGCTCTATTTCGGCTGTGCGCTGCTCGTCGCCACAGGCACGCTTCTGGCGGGCGCGGCCCCGGCGCTGCTCTGCGCCGCTGGGCCGGTACTCGTGCAGGGGGCACTCTCCGTCTGGTTCCTGCACAGTATGCAGCGGCTCAACGACGCGATCCCCAGTGACCGCCGCGCAACGCTCATCAGCGTGGACAGCATGGCCTACAGTCTGCTGATGATCCCCGCCAGCCCGCTTGTGGGCCTTGTGGGCGACCTGACCGGCCAGGCGGGTGCAGGGCTCTGTGTACTGTGCGCACTTGTCGTCGTCAGCGCCCTTGCGGCCGCGCACAAAACGCGCTATAATGACCGCGGAGCATAA
- a CDS encoding alpha-hydroxy-acid oxidizing protein, with product MTYKEVLESARGQMGPCHACPVCNGRACGATIPGPGAKGSGTVAIRNFDAWRDVRLNMDTIHENFEPDTALRIFGRTFKYPFFAGPVGALALHYGDKYNDLDYNNILVPACAAAGIAAFTGDGTNPKVMEGATTAIAASGGAGIPTVKPWDNATVAQKLAMTRQSGCFALAMDIDAAGLPFLQHLDPPAGSKTVEQLQEIAKSAGVPFILKGIMTVSGAEKAVEAGAAGIVVSNHGGRVLDDCPATAEVLADIVAAVDGRAKILVDGGIRTGNDVFKALALGADGVLIARPFVTAVYGGGADGVAAYTEKIGSELADTMRLCGAPTLDAITRDMVRIIK from the coding sequence ATGACCTATAAAGAAGTTCTTGAATCCGCGCGCGGCCAGATGGGCCCCTGCCATGCCTGCCCGGTATGCAACGGCCGCGCCTGCGGCGCCACGATTCCCGGCCCCGGTGCCAAGGGCAGCGGCACGGTGGCGATCCGCAACTTTGACGCCTGGCGCGATGTGCGGCTGAACATGGACACGATCCACGAAAATTTTGAGCCGGACACCGCGCTCCGCATCTTCGGCCGCACCTTTAAGTACCCCTTCTTTGCCGGGCCGGTGGGTGCTCTGGCGCTGCACTACGGCGACAAATACAACGACCTTGACTACAATAACATTCTGGTCCCCGCCTGTGCGGCGGCCGGCATTGCCGCCTTTACCGGTGACGGCACGAACCCCAAGGTCATGGAGGGCGCGACCACTGCCATCGCCGCCAGCGGCGGCGCGGGCATCCCGACCGTCAAGCCGTGGGACAACGCGACCGTGGCGCAGAAGCTGGCGATGACCCGCCAGTCCGGCTGCTTTGCGCTGGCCATGGACATTGACGCCGCAGGGCTGCCGTTTCTGCAGCATCTTGACCCGCCCGCGGGCAGCAAGACCGTGGAGCAGCTGCAGGAGATTGCCAAAAGCGCAGGTGTGCCGTTCATCTTAAAGGGCATCATGACCGTCAGCGGTGCTGAAAAGGCCGTTGAGGCCGGGGCTGCCGGCATCGTTGTGTCCAACCACGGCGGCCGCGTGCTGGACGACTGCCCTGCCACGGCGGAGGTTCTGGCCGACATCGTGGCCGCAGTGGACGGCCGCGCCAAGATCCTTGTGGACGGCGGCATCCGCACCGGCAACGATGTGTTCAAGGCGCTGGCTCTCGGCGCGGACGGCGTGCTGATCGCACGGCCCTTCGTCACAGCCGTCTACGGCGGCGGGGCGGACGGCGTTGCCGCCTACACCGAAAAGATCGGCAGCGAGCTGGCCGACACGATGCGCCTGTGCGGCGCGCCGACCCTCGATGCCATCACCCGCGATATGGTGCGGATCATCAAGTAA
- a CDS encoding transporter substrate-binding domain-containing protein, with protein sequence MKKLISTVLALGMAAGLAGCGSSAAATPASTADAVSTESTAAADTDLAYIQGKGKMTIGYTVYEPMNYTDADGNFTGFDTELATAVCAKLGVEPDFVEINWDTKVVELDAKSIDCIWNGMTLTDDIMANTACTKPYAKNAQVVVMKADAAYASTADLAGKTVVAEAGSAGESAISEDESLSQAEYISKSVQTDCLMEVAAGTADAAVLDLTLATAMIGEGTDYANLAIKDELNAEEYGAAFRKGSDAAEAVNAAFDELKADGTMQALADKYSLTLAD encoded by the coding sequence ATGAAAAAGCTTATCAGCACCGTTCTGGCACTTGGCATGGCGGCCGGTCTGGCCGGCTGCGGCAGCAGCGCCGCCGCGACCCCCGCCAGCACGGCGGACGCCGTTTCGACCGAAAGCACCGCAGCCGCCGACACCGACCTCGCCTACATTCAGGGCAAGGGCAAGATGACCATCGGCTACACCGTCTATGAGCCGATGAACTACACCGATGCCGACGGTAACTTTACCGGCTTTGACACCGAGCTTGCCACCGCCGTCTGCGCCAAGCTCGGCGTTGAGCCTGATTTTGTCGAGATCAACTGGGACACCAAGGTCGTTGAACTGGACGCCAAGAGCATCGACTGCATCTGGAACGGCATGACCCTGACCGATGACATCATGGCCAACACCGCCTGCACCAAGCCCTACGCCAAGAACGCGCAGGTCGTTGTGATGAAGGCCGATGCCGCCTACGCCTCCACCGCCGATCTGGCGGGCAAGACCGTTGTGGCCGAGGCCGGTTCCGCCGGTGAGAGCGCCATCAGCGAGGACGAGAGCCTGTCGCAGGCAGAGTACATCAGCAAGAGCGTGCAGACCGACTGCCTGATGGAGGTTGCCGCCGGCACCGCCGATGCCGCTGTGCTGGACCTGACGCTGGCCACCGCCATGATCGGTGAGGGCACCGACTACGCGAACCTTGCCATCAAGGACGAGCTGAACGCCGAGGAATACGGCGCTGCCTTCCGCAAGGGCAGCGATGCCGCCGAGGCCGTGAACGCCGCCTTTGACGAGCTGAAGGCAGACGGCACGATGCAGGCCCTTGCCGACAAATACAGCCTGACGCTGGCCGACTGA
- a CDS encoding amino acid ABC transporter permease gives MGEAAVIWGRLTEAFWLNCQLFGLTLLFALPLGLVVSFGSMSRLAPLRGAVKTFVWIIRGTPLMLQILVIYLGPGLMGFASPWPSGGSGRLVAAVVAFAINYACYFSEIYRGGIEAVPKGQTEAGQVLGMTRTQIFFRVTLLQVIKRILPPMGNEIITLVKDTSLANVIANKDIIMMAKEYSAKGLIWPLFSTAVFFLVFVGVLTLLFGWLEKRLDYFR, from the coding sequence ATGGGCGAGGCAGCAGTCATCTGGGGCCGCCTGACCGAAGCCTTCTGGCTCAACTGCCAGCTGTTCGGCCTTACCTTACTGTTCGCACTGCCGCTGGGGCTGGTAGTGTCGTTCGGCTCCATGAGCAGGCTTGCCCCGCTGCGCGGCGCAGTCAAGACCTTTGTCTGGATCATCCGCGGCACACCGCTGATGCTGCAGATCCTTGTGATTTATCTAGGCCCCGGCCTGATGGGCTTTGCCAGCCCGTGGCCGTCGGGCGGCAGCGGCCGTCTGGTGGCGGCCGTGGTGGCCTTTGCCATCAACTACGCCTGCTATTTTTCTGAGATCTACCGCGGCGGCATCGAGGCTGTGCCCAAGGGCCAGACCGAGGCCGGGCAGGTGCTGGGCATGACCCGGACCCAGATCTTTTTCCGCGTCACGCTGCTGCAGGTCATCAAGCGGATTCTGCCGCCGATGGGCAACGAGATCATCACCCTCGTCAAGGACACCTCGCTTGCGAATGTCATTGCCAACAAGGACATCATCATGATGGCGAAGGAGTACAGCGCCAAGGGCCTGATCTGGCCGCTGTTCTCCACGGCGGTGTTCTTCCTTGTGTTTGTGGGTGTGCTGACGCTGCTGTTCGGCTGGCTGGAAAAGCGGCTGGACTATTTCCGATAA
- a CDS encoding amino acid ABC transporter ATP-binding protein: MLEVNGIGKSFGATSVLRGISFDLAEGEALAIIGSSGSGKTTLLRCLNFLETADTGSITVAGETLWSAADTRTQSEEAIRKKRLHFGLVFQNFNLFPQYTALQNVMLAGQLLARERPDYKQNKRRILAELEEQARALLAQMGLSDRENHYPHQLSGGQQQRVAIARALALHPDILCFDEPTSALDPELTGEVLRVLRELAAHRTTMIIVTHEMKFARDVADRILFMDGGVVVEQGSAKDLIDHPKEERTRQFLASYGK; this comes from the coding sequence TTGTTGGAAGTAAACGGCATCGGCAAAAGCTTTGGTGCCACAAGCGTGCTGCGCGGCATCTCCTTTGATCTGGCCGAGGGGGAGGCGCTGGCGATCATCGGCTCCTCCGGCTCAGGCAAGACCACGCTGCTGCGCTGCCTGAATTTTCTCGAGACGGCCGACACCGGCTCGATCACCGTTGCGGGCGAAACGCTGTGGAGCGCCGCCGACACCCGCACCCAGAGCGAGGAGGCCATCCGCAAAAAGAGGCTGCATTTCGGTCTGGTGTTCCAGAACTTCAACCTGTTCCCCCAGTACACCGCGCTGCAAAATGTGATGCTGGCCGGGCAGCTGCTGGCGCGGGAACGCCCCGACTACAAGCAGAACAAGCGCCGGATTCTTGCCGAACTCGAGGAGCAGGCGCGGGCGCTGCTGGCGCAGATGGGCCTCTCCGACCGGGAGAACCACTACCCGCACCAGCTTTCGGGCGGGCAGCAGCAGCGCGTGGCCATCGCCCGCGCCTTGGCGCTGCACCCCGACATCCTCTGCTTTGATGAGCCGACCTCGGCCCTTGACCCCGAGCTGACCGGTGAGGTGCTGCGCGTCCTGCGGGAGCTTGCCGCGCACCGCACCACCATGATCATCGTCACCCATGAGATGAAGTTTGCCCGCGATGTGGCGGACCGCATCCTTTTTATGGACGGCGGCGTTGTGGTTGAGCAGGGCAGCGCAAAGGATCTCATCGACCACCCCAAAGAGGAACGCACCCGCCAATTTTTGGCAAGCTACGGGAAATAA
- a CDS encoding RidA family protein, with protein sequence MKRIATKNAPAALGPYAQAVDTGTTVYCSGQLGLDPATGALAEGVQAQTHQALKNLQAVLGEAGLTLDSVVKTTVFVQDLGDFGAVNEVYGSYFHGGFPARSCVQIAALPKNALVEIECIAVR encoded by the coding sequence ATGAAACGAATTGCAACAAAGAACGCCCCGGCCGCCCTCGGCCCCTATGCCCAGGCGGTGGATACCGGCACAACGGTCTACTGCAGCGGCCAGCTGGGCCTTGACCCCGCGACCGGCGCACTGGCGGAGGGTGTGCAGGCCCAGACCCATCAGGCCCTGAAGAACCTGCAGGCCGTGCTGGGCGAGGCAGGCCTGACGCTGGACAGCGTTGTCAAGACAACGGTGTTCGTGCAGGATCTGGGGGATTTCGGCGCGGTGAACGAGGTCTACGGCAGCTATTTCCACGGCGGTTTCCCCGCGCGCAGCTGCGTGCAGATCGCCGCCCTGCCGAAAAACGCCCTTGTGGAGATCGAGTGCATCGCGGTGCGGTAA
- a CDS encoding alpha/beta hydrolase, whose translation MKKHPLLKAAAAAGAAVLGAAYGVYRVGFYNKPTTQVPSPADMPTRECYRKAMGPDADALARDRFEPVHITAQDGTPLAARYYHHADGAPLAIIFHGYRGYATRDGLGGYTLCTALGYNVLLPDQRAHGYSGGHTITMGVKERYDARDWAVWARSHFGPEVPIFLMGVSMGAATVVLAAGLSLPDNVCGVVADCGYTSPREITRKCLPEYLPGMPVGLTYAVGRLGAILFGRFDPEDADCTAAAAQSKVPIFFVHGDADGFVPYEMGRRNYEACRAKGKKFLTVHGAEHAVSYYHDNAAYTAQVTDFLQDCLTRRGFVWPPEADKDKQA comes from the coding sequence ATGAAAAAGCATCCCCTGCTCAAGGCGGCTGCAGCGGCCGGTGCGGCGGTGCTGGGCGCTGCCTACGGTGTCTACCGCGTGGGCTTTTACAATAAGCCCACCACGCAGGTACCCTCCCCGGCGGACATGCCAACCCGCGAGTGCTACCGCAAGGCGATGGGCCCCGATGCCGATGCGCTGGCGCGCGACCGGTTTGAGCCGGTGCATATCACGGCGCAGGACGGCACCCCGCTGGCGGCGCGGTACTACCACCATGCCGACGGTGCGCCGTTGGCCATCATCTTCCACGGATACCGCGGCTATGCCACGCGGGACGGGCTGGGCGGCTACACGCTCTGCACGGCGCTGGGCTACAATGTGCTGCTGCCCGACCAGCGCGCCCACGGCTACAGCGGCGGGCACACCATTACGATGGGCGTCAAAGAGCGCTACGATGCCCGGGACTGGGCCGTCTGGGCGCGCAGTCATTTCGGGCCGGAGGTGCCGATCTTCCTGATGGGTGTTTCGATGGGGGCGGCCACTGTGGTGCTGGCGGCCGGGCTGAGCCTGCCGGACAATGTGTGCGGCGTTGTGGCGGACTGCGGCTATACCAGCCCGCGGGAGATCACCCGCAAATGTCTGCCGGAATACCTGCCCGGTATGCCGGTCGGGCTGACCTATGCGGTTGGGCGGCTGGGGGCGATCCTGTTCGGCCGCTTTGACCCCGAGGACGCCGACTGCACCGCCGCTGCCGCGCAGAGCAAGGTGCCGATCTTTTTTGTCCACGGCGATGCGGACGGCTTTGTGCCCTATGAGATGGGGCGGCGCAACTATGAAGCCTGCCGCGCGAAAGGTAAGAAATTTTTGACCGTACACGGCGCAGAGCACGCCGTGAGCTACTACCACGACAACGCCGCCTACACGGCGCAGGTCACCGACTTTTTACAGGATTGCCTGACCCGGCGCGGCTTTGTCTGGCCGCCCGAGGCTGACAAGGATAAACAAGCATAA
- a CDS encoding helix-turn-helix domain-containing protein, protein MSELTQSLQIAVTRYPGTMAELARRTAIDRSTLYKIINGQRTPRQEQLERLAEALELNDEQKDTLLLQYKQRGRSTDPRIRTELHKLLTTACTVQESIRHEGVAPNTAFSEISCTDRYVEGPRAVGALAGALIARHLASGDTRPLLLSPFTNPVLDNALIERFSVADGEPAAVAQLLLFAQDRKIPRHLASDIAKLTHTLPLLFLPKMRYDARIASCITGEPIPGALMPVYLLLPESALLMDRLGQKALLVTNRKAVESLRLSFSRQYFDASSVLRLTSGKHDFLESMALYSGLFARRKRCSMIRYQPPFSLLADKEMALQVLRLDDTLRELLPSMLDYLASWSQQTPDIFFCEEGILQFVRNGLMFDLPPSLYDPPAPEIRRRLLQRLRQAVAADRQTLRIVDTTQLPLSPAMSVNVFQGGGIVFCQATTAPDELFCREYLLEDPVLTDAMLGYLDLCRAGERVRSKKYTLDFIDYCLRLL, encoded by the coding sequence ATGAGTGAACTGACGCAAAGCCTCCAGATCGCTGTTACCCGCTATCCCGGCACGATGGCAGAGCTGGCGCGCCGCACCGCCATCGACCGTTCCACCCTGTACAAGATCATCAACGGCCAGCGCACACCCCGGCAGGAGCAGCTTGAGCGCCTGGCCGAGGCCCTTGAGCTGAATGACGAGCAAAAGGACACCCTGCTGCTGCAGTACAAGCAGCGCGGCCGCTCCACCGACCCACGGATCCGCACCGAGCTGCACAAGCTGCTGACCACGGCCTGCACCGTGCAGGAGTCTATCCGCCATGAGGGCGTAGCCCCCAACACCGCCTTTTCGGAGATTTCCTGCACCGACCGCTATGTCGAGGGGCCGCGCGCTGTGGGCGCACTGGCCGGGGCCCTGATCGCCCGCCACCTTGCATCGGGCGATACCCGGCCGCTGCTGCTCTCCCCCTTCACCAATCCCGTGCTGGACAACGCCCTGATCGAGCGCTTCTCGGTGGCGGACGGAGAACCCGCCGCCGTCGCGCAGCTGCTGCTTTTTGCGCAGGATCGTAAGATACCGCGCCACCTTGCCTCCGACATTGCCAAACTTACCCATACGCTGCCGCTGCTTTTTCTGCCCAAGATGCGGTATGATGCCCGCATAGCCTCCTGCATCACCGGTGAGCCGATTCCCGGCGCCCTGATGCCGGTCTACCTGCTCCTGCCGGAGAGCGCGCTCCTGATGGACCGCCTCGGGCAGAAGGCGCTGCTCGTCACCAACCGCAAGGCGGTCGAAAGCCTGCGCCTTTCGTTCAGCCGCCAATATTTTGATGCCTCCTCCGTGCTGCGTCTGACCAGCGGCAAGCATGATTTTCTCGAGTCGATGGCGCTGTACAGCGGCCTGTTTGCACGCCGCAAGCGGTGCAGCATGATCCGCTACCAGCCGCCCTTTTCCCTGCTCGCCGACAAAGAGATGGCACTGCAGGTCCTGCGCCTTGACGATACCCTGCGGGAGCTGCTGCCCTCGATGCTCGACTATCTGGCAAGCTGGAGCCAGCAGACGCCGGACATCTTTTTCTGTGAGGAGGGCATCCTGCAGTTTGTGCGCAATGGCCTGATGTTTGACCTGCCACCGTCACTCTACGACCCGCCTGCGCCCGAGATACGGCGCAGGCTGCTGCAGCGGCTGCGGCAGGCCGTTGCAGCCGACCGGCAGACGCTGCGCATCGTGGACACCACCCAGCTGCCCCTCTCCCCCGCCATGAGCGTGAATGTTTTTCAGGGCGGCGGCATCGTTTTCTGTCAGGCTACGACCGCGCCGGATGAGCTGTTCTGCCGCGAATATCTGCTGGAGGATCCCGTCCTGACCGATGCGATGCTCGGCTATCTGGACCTGTGCCGCGCCGGGGAGCGGGTGCGCAGCAAAAAATATACCCTCGACTTTATTGATTATTGTCTGCGGCTGCTGTAA
- a CDS encoding NUDIX hydrolase yields MAHTETMLESKEIFNGRVIRVTVDKVQLEDGSTSTREIVHHHGGACILPVDADGNITLVRQFRYAFGEEIWELPAGKLEAGEDPFEAAKRELSEECGLTADHFVDLGIVYATVGYDSEKIYLWAATGLHEVRQHLDAGEFLDVVKMPFDKALGLVMDGTIKDSKTQVALLKYAQLRGKA; encoded by the coding sequence ATGGCACATACCGAGACCATGCTGGAAAGCAAAGAGATCTTCAATGGCCGCGTCATCCGCGTCACCGTTGACAAGGTGCAGCTGGAGGACGGCTCCACCTCCACCCGCGAGATCGTCCATCACCACGGCGGGGCCTGCATCCTGCCCGTTGATGCAGACGGCAATATTACACTGGTACGCCAGTTCCGCTATGCCTTTGGGGAGGAGATCTGGGAGCTGCCAGCCGGCAAGCTGGAGGCCGGCGAGGACCCGTTTGAGGCCGCCAAGCGCGAGCTGAGCGAGGAGTGCGGCCTGACCGCCGACCACTTTGTCGATCTGGGCATCGTCTACGCAACCGTCGGCTATGACAGCGAGAAGATCTACCTGTGGGCCGCCACCGGCCTGCATGAGGTCCGCCAGCATCTGGATGCCGGGGAGTTCCTTGATGTCGTCAAAATGCCGTTTGACAAGGCGCTCGGCCTTGTGATGGACGGCACCATCAAGGACAGCAAGACTCAGGTGGCCCTGCTGAAATACGCGCAGCTGCGCGGCAAAGCCTGA